The genomic segment ACGGACAATGGAAATTATTGAAGAACTAGAACCAGTGCGCCGTGGGCTCTACACAGGTTCAATCGGGTGGATTGGATTCAATGGTGATTTAGAATTAAATATTGTCATCCGGACAATGTTAGTGAAAGATAATAAAAGCTATGTACAAGCAGGAGCAGGGGTTGTGATTGACTCCAATCCGAAGCATGAATACAAGGAGTCATTGAAAAAGGCATTTGCCTTATGGAAAGCGAAAGAAGAAGCAGAAGAAGGTGTAAGAATATGATTTTCATGATTGATAATTATGATTCGTTTACATATAATCTTGTCCAATATTTAGGAGAATTAGGTGAAACATTAGTCGTGAAACGAAATGATGAAGTCACCATTCAAGAAATTGAACAAATGAATCCAGATTTTTTGATGATCTCCCCTGGTCCTTGTACTCCGAATGAAGCGGGGATTAGTCTAGAAGCAATCCGTTATTTTGCGGGGAAAATTCCTATATTCGGGGTTTGTCTTGGTCATCAGTCTATTGCTCAAGTTTTTGGTGGAGACGTTATTCAAGCTGAAAGGCTAATGCACGGGAAAACGTCCGATATTTTTCATGATGGACAGACGATTTTTGAACAAATGGAAAATCCATTTCAAGCAACTAGATATCATTCTCTTATTGTGAAAAAAGAAACATTGCCTGATTGCCTAGAGGTTTCTGCTTGGACGAAAGAGGGAGAAATCATGGCACTTCGTCATAAAAAATATCCGATTGAAAGTGTACAATTTCATCCAGAATCGATTATGACGAAATCAGGAAAACAATTATTAAGTAGTTTTATCCGTACATATCGAAACTATCATATAACCACTGGGAATGGTGAAGAATAATGTGGATCTATTTAAATGGGGAATTGGTGGAAAAAGAAAAGGCGGTTATTTCACCTTTTGACCATGGGTATTTATATGGACTTGGGGTATTTGAGACGATTCGTACATATAATGGTCATCCATTCTTACTTGAGGAACATGTAAAGAGATTAAATGATGGAATCAAGCAGTTAGGAATTGAAAGACATTGGACAAGTGGGGAAGTAGAAGAGATCATTCGGATTCTTTCTGAAAAAAATCAACTCCTGAACTCGTATATTCGCTTCAATGTTTCAGCAGGTGTCGGTGAAATTGGTCTCCAAACTGAACCTTATGTTGAACCTACGACAATTGTTTTCCAAAAGCCTCTCACAATAACAGAAGGGTTAAAGGAAAAAGAAGGAGTCTTGTTAGAGCTCAGAAGAAATACGCCAGAAACTGCGCTTCGACTGAAATCCCATCATTATTTGAATAATATTGTGGCTAAGCGAGAAATAGGGAATGCTCCTAATAAAGAAGGAATTTTTTTAACAGAAGAAGGATTTGTGGCCGAAGGAATTGTATCTAATATCTTTTGGGTGGTAAATGACGAACTTTTCACTCCAAGTTTGTCTACAGGAATCTTAAATGGAATTACTCGGAAATTTATTTTAAAATTAGCTCGTCTTCAGCAAATGACCGTTCATGAGGGTTGTTTTTACATAGAGGAAATAAAGAACGCAGAGGAAGTTTTCCTTACCAATTCTATTCAGGAAATTGTTCCCGTTACAAAAATTGGGGAAACTATATATCCAGGTAAAAAAGGAAAGGTTGTAAAAAGATTGTATGAATTTTATAGGAACTATACAGATCATAATGGATGAATAGGAAAGGGGGATGAATAAAATCCCCCACGGAATATTACCGGCTATTCTTTCGATCTTTGTTGCTGTTGTTGCGTAATAATCGCACTCTGTACTTGACTCACAGCTGTTTGCGCTTGAGCAATTTCACTTGCCGCTTGTTTTACAGCAGCCTCAGCCAAAGCTTGGTCTGTTGAACATTTTTCAATCGCTTGATTCAATAATTGCTGGGATAATGTCACACTTGCCTTTGCTTGATTTAATGAATTCACATCAATTGTTTGTTGAGCCATTTAAAAAGTTCCCCCTTTGAAATTAACGTACAACATTATCTTTTCCAGGGCGATTGCATTTATAGTAGGAAAAAGAAACCAAACAAGTGTGGATAGAGAAGAAGTGCAAATAAACTTGGGAAATAGGCAAATACCCAGGGAAATGTTCAAATCTACAAGGAACAAGCGCAAAAAAGCCAATAAGTAGCGCAAATCCTCAT from the Oikeobacillus pervagus genome contains:
- the pabA gene encoding aminodeoxychorismate/anthranilate synthase component II, whose product is MIFMIDNYDSFTYNLVQYLGELGETLVVKRNDEVTIQEIEQMNPDFLMISPGPCTPNEAGISLEAIRYFAGKIPIFGVCLGHQSIAQVFGGDVIQAERLMHGKTSDIFHDGQTIFEQMENPFQATRYHSLIVKKETLPDCLEVSAWTKEGEIMALRHKKYPIESVQFHPESIMTKSGKQLLSSFIRTYRNYHITTGNGEE
- the pabC gene encoding aminodeoxychorismate lyase, whose product is MWIYLNGELVEKEKAVISPFDHGYLYGLGVFETIRTYNGHPFLLEEHVKRLNDGIKQLGIERHWTSGEVEEIIRILSEKNQLLNSYIRFNVSAGVGEIGLQTEPYVEPTTIVFQKPLTITEGLKEKEGVLLELRRNTPETALRLKSHHYLNNIVAKREIGNAPNKEGIFLTEEGFVAEGIVSNIFWVVNDELFTPSLSTGILNGITRKFILKLARLQQMTVHEGCFYIEEIKNAEEVFLTNSIQEIVPVTKIGETIYPGKKGKVVKRLYEFYRNYTDHNG